One genomic region from Sphingobacterium multivorum encodes:
- a CDS encoding GH116 family glycosyl hydrolase: MDRKSFLKKASLFGLGFLATKFPIWSNTLFAWDKPIHNIPEEKGFSRQWLEALYEKGEKISYRKSKNELRYIGMPVGGLHAGTVYIGGDGRLWLWQIFNTAYDGECEGIEPKNVLWNNGRELVTVRPRDGSAYIEPAIADNLRSMEQGFAISTAVNGKQVTKELRESHWDEIVFEATYPTCRITYSSVDFPLDVVLVAYSPFIPLDQDNSSLPLTTLHIELQNKVDAPIDVFVTGWMENGVHKGRNDFDVVKKRSYLAEYAGTQVLLFSCDQVPDQAMQAGDHGTMAFTCTDKEAQPTTRLQDWPVKPQAIEADRNNSTVDFSAMQVGAFTVLRTIRAKATSQISYAIAWYFNNPHPKLKHHLKDAQSGYWYGAKFSDAGGVINYYLVNREKLERETMAWQQTWNDTTLPYWFMDRTFVTIGTLATANTMRFASGRFWGWEGVGACAGTCTHVWQYGQSMGRIFPDLERNLREVTDLGVGFQADTGAIIFRAEYEKRPAIDGQAGVILRFYRDHQMSSDSEFLKRNWPKLKKAVQFVLNQDKNGDGMTDTPMENTLDAVWEGEIAWIVGLCLAAVQAAALMAQEVGDKKFQKLCLEYVRKGSENMDSKLFNGEYYIHRPDMLQGRKMLGSYNTCHIDQVYGQAWCAQVDMPRISSREKVISALKALWKYNFTMDVGPYIKTHLGGRPYALAGEGGMVMNTNPKNEDKAYGDNTTWQLGYFHECMSGFEHQVAAHMMAEGMVDESLALTRAIHDRHHAAKRNPFNEIECSDHYARAMASYGTFISACGFSYHGPKGQIGFAPKFGRSDFKAPFTTARGWGTYSQKRKTNSDCTCTLTLKYGQLTLKEFHIGDADGLSIDKTNVIVNQNDTSIRLVGLRRLDGRLILNFRDQVTLKIGDILTIQWL, encoded by the coding sequence ATGGATAGAAAAAGTTTTTTAAAGAAAGCCAGTTTATTTGGACTAGGCTTCCTGGCTACCAAATTTCCAATATGGTCAAATACCCTATTTGCCTGGGATAAACCTATACACAACATTCCAGAGGAAAAAGGTTTCAGTAGACAGTGGCTTGAGGCACTCTATGAAAAGGGAGAGAAGATTAGCTATCGAAAAAGTAAAAATGAGCTTCGGTACATTGGGATGCCCGTAGGGGGCTTACATGCGGGTACCGTCTATATAGGAGGTGATGGTCGACTATGGCTTTGGCAGATATTTAATACAGCTTATGACGGTGAATGTGAGGGGATAGAACCCAAAAATGTGCTGTGGAACAATGGAAGGGAACTCGTTACTGTGCGCCCGAGGGATGGATCAGCTTATATTGAACCTGCTATTGCAGACAATCTTCGAAGTATGGAGCAAGGATTTGCGATTTCAACTGCGGTTAATGGAAAGCAGGTAACCAAAGAACTCCGAGAAAGCCATTGGGATGAGATTGTATTTGAAGCGACATATCCCACCTGTCGAATTACCTATAGCAGCGTAGATTTTCCATTGGATGTGGTGTTGGTTGCCTATTCGCCATTTATTCCTTTGGATCAGGACAACTCCTCATTGCCCCTTACTACCTTACATATCGAGCTACAGAATAAGGTCGATGCGCCAATCGATGTATTTGTGACGGGGTGGATGGAAAATGGTGTTCATAAAGGACGGAATGATTTTGATGTGGTAAAGAAACGCTCTTATCTCGCCGAATATGCTGGTACTCAAGTATTGCTTTTTAGCTGTGATCAGGTTCCCGATCAAGCCATGCAAGCAGGCGACCACGGAACAATGGCTTTTACCTGTACGGATAAGGAAGCACAGCCGACGACAAGGCTACAAGATTGGCCTGTAAAACCTCAGGCGATTGAGGCTGATAGGAATAATTCAACGGTGGATTTTTCTGCTATGCAAGTAGGGGCTTTTACGGTGTTACGGACAATAAGGGCAAAAGCAACGAGCCAAATTTCTTATGCTATAGCTTGGTATTTTAATAACCCCCATCCTAAACTGAAACATCATTTAAAGGATGCGCAATCGGGGTATTGGTACGGTGCCAAGTTTAGCGATGCCGGGGGGGTAATAAATTATTATTTGGTCAATCGCGAAAAGCTTGAGCGTGAAACCATGGCCTGGCAGCAAACTTGGAATGATACGACACTGCCATACTGGTTTATGGATCGCACTTTTGTCACAATAGGAACATTGGCCACAGCAAACACCATGCGTTTTGCTTCAGGAAGATTCTGGGGCTGGGAGGGAGTAGGAGCATGTGCTGGTACTTGTACCCACGTTTGGCAATATGGACAATCTATGGGCAGGATATTTCCGGATCTTGAACGTAATTTACGTGAAGTAACAGATCTGGGCGTAGGTTTTCAAGCTGATACCGGTGCCATTATCTTTCGTGCTGAATATGAAAAAAGACCAGCTATCGATGGGCAGGCTGGTGTGATTCTACGGTTTTATCGCGATCATCAGATGAGTAGTGATAGCGAATTCCTGAAAAGAAACTGGCCTAAGCTTAAGAAGGCGGTTCAATTTGTCCTTAATCAGGATAAAAACGGTGATGGGATGACTGATACACCAATGGAAAATACACTGGATGCGGTCTGGGAAGGTGAAATCGCCTGGATTGTCGGATTGTGTCTCGCTGCAGTACAAGCCGCCGCATTGATGGCACAGGAAGTCGGCGATAAAAAGTTTCAAAAATTGTGTTTGGAATACGTGCGCAAAGGATCTGAAAATATGGATAGCAAGCTCTTCAACGGGGAGTATTATATTCATCGTCCCGATATGTTGCAAGGGCGGAAGATGTTGGGATCCTATAATACTTGTCATATTGATCAGGTCTATGGACAGGCTTGGTGCGCCCAGGTGGATATGCCACGGATAAGTAGTCGGGAGAAAGTCATATCTGCCTTGAAAGCACTCTGGAAATATAACTTCACCATGGATGTAGGGCCTTATATAAAAACACATCTTGGTGGAAGACCATATGCCTTAGCAGGGGAGGGTGGGATGGTTATGAATACCAACCCTAAGAATGAAGACAAGGCTTACGGTGATAATACAACATGGCAACTAGGTTATTTTCATGAGTGCATGAGCGGGTTTGAACATCAGGTCGCTGCACATATGATGGCAGAAGGCATGGTTGATGAAAGTTTGGCATTGACAAGGGCGATCCACGATCGTCATCATGCGGCCAAGAGAAATCCTTTTAACGAAATTGAATGCAGCGATCATTACGCACGGGCAATGGCGAGTTATGGAACCTTTATCAGCGCCTGTGGTTTCAGTTATCACGGCCCCAAAGGACAGATCGGTTTTGCACCTAAGTTCGGAAGATCCGATTTTAAAGCACCTTTCACAACAGCAAGAGGATGGGGAACCTATTCCCAAAAGCGAAAAACGAATAGCGACTGTACATGTACATTAACCTTGAAGTATGGTCAGTTGACACTCAAGGAATTTCATATCGGTGATGCAGATGGATTATCGATTGATAAGACTAATGTTATTGTAAACCAAAATGATACGTCGATCAGGTTGGTTGGATTGAGGCGTTTGGACGGACGTTTGATCCTCAATTTTAGGGACCAAGTTACACTAAAAATCGGAGATATACTAACAATACAATGGTTATGA
- a CDS encoding RbsD/FucU domain-containing protein, with protein sequence MKKWINNLLFTMMFAVMAGCNSSPRHLGDPPSKPDWQDLFTQQLPLLGHRNWILIVDKAYPIPANKSMLIINTERNMPEVLNTVVGLLDTQTHVRPIFYEDNELGYLDESIAPGLKAHQESLKKLLPKTKLIPLMHEAVFAKMDKAAQLFGVVILKTESTIPYSSLFIELDCKYWDDDRERMLRQRIADHVK encoded by the coding sequence ATGAAAAAATGGATAAATAATTTGCTTTTTACCATGATGTTTGCCGTAATGGCGGGATGCAACTCATCGCCACGTCATTTGGGTGACCCACCATCAAAACCAGATTGGCAAGATCTATTTACGCAACAATTACCTTTGCTGGGACACCGTAACTGGATATTGATTGTGGATAAGGCTTATCCTATTCCTGCAAACAAAAGTATGCTGATAATCAATACGGAAAGAAATATGCCTGAAGTATTGAATACGGTTGTGGGGCTACTCGATACGCAAACGCATGTAAGGCCTATTTTTTATGAAGACAATGAGCTTGGTTATTTGGATGAAAGCATCGCTCCGGGCTTGAAAGCACATCAGGAAAGTCTAAAGAAGTTACTTCCGAAGACAAAATTAATCCCATTGATGCACGAAGCGGTGTTTGCGAAAATGGATAAAGCCGCGCAGCTTTTCGGCGTTGTTATACTGAAGACAGAATCAACAATACCTTACAGTTCCCTGTTTATCGAACTAGACTGCAAATATTGGGATGATGATCGTGAACGCATGTTACGGCAAAGAATAGCTGATCATGTTAAATGA
- a CDS encoding LytR/AlgR family response regulator transcription factor produces the protein MNCIIVDDEPLAREEMKNLIEEISSIQIVGTFSNAISALECIKTNSVDLLFLDIEMPTVNGLDFAQSLPSDKLVILTTAYAQYALKSYELDAIDYLLKPINKERLAKAIDKALAYKKLLALAEIQSTVEKASEEALFIKSDRKYYKIAFTDIRFIEALKDYVVIYTRNNKLITAMNLKTIHQKLPDNLFARSSKSYLINLSFIDSFDNHTVYIDKFEIPIGEIYREAFFKQYTGGLL, from the coding sequence ATGAATTGCATTATTGTAGATGATGAACCCCTTGCGAGGGAAGAAATGAAAAATTTAATCGAAGAAATTTCTTCGATTCAGATTGTTGGTACATTTTCCAACGCGATATCAGCATTGGAATGTATCAAGACGAATTCGGTAGATCTGCTTTTTCTGGATATCGAGATGCCGACGGTTAATGGGCTTGATTTTGCACAATCACTTCCCAGTGATAAGCTGGTGATCCTAACGACAGCCTATGCGCAGTATGCACTGAAAAGTTACGAATTGGACGCAATAGACTATCTTTTGAAGCCCATCAATAAGGAACGTTTGGCCAAAGCGATCGATAAAGCACTAGCTTATAAAAAGCTATTGGCCTTAGCAGAAATCCAAAGTACGGTGGAGAAGGCTAGTGAGGAAGCTCTTTTTATCAAATCCGACAGGAAATACTATAAAATTGCGTTTACTGATATTCGCTTTATAGAAGCGCTCAAAGATTACGTGGTCATCTATACGCGGAACAATAAACTGATTACTGCGATGAATTTGAAAACAATCCACCAGAAACTTCCGGATAACCTCTTCGCCCGTAGCAGTAAATCCTATTTGATTAATTTGTCCTTTATTGATTCATTTGACAATCATACTGTTTACATCGACAAATTTGAAATTCCGATCGGTGAAATCTATCGAGAAGCTTTCTTTAAGCAGTACACGGGAGGACTGCTGTAA
- a CDS encoding sulfite exporter TauE/SafE family protein, whose product MMINLVILFLGAIAAFWISAICGGGASLILIPLLNFMLPSSVIPFSLTIGSFTSSVSRIIVFKRHIKWRIFLWFVPFSIPAVLLGGYLIKSIEPSYLQLLVAFFLMGNIPQLFKSKNAELPSEPKYSKSFLAIIGFLSGFISGITGAIGLLFNRFYLRMGLSKEEIIATRAANEVFLHLVKLVIYIILGLYSKAALGLGLAIAVATIVSSFNVQFILPYISDRAFKKIGYGAMVVSGVILLAGSSRQIVDQNGVQIALDHAKNKTEFALSWRDSNFVLEYSQTHGLEFERSIHWTGLPFQLQQKYFSLCKNHRSIYIEKVIRFRKEVSYEFYCHKGGVLTRLD is encoded by the coding sequence ATGATGATAAATTTAGTTATCCTGTTTTTAGGTGCGATAGCCGCTTTTTGGATCAGCGCTATATGTGGGGGAGGAGCAAGCCTTATCCTTATTCCCTTATTGAATTTTATGTTACCTTCTTCGGTAATTCCATTCTCGTTAACTATTGGTTCGTTTACCAGCTCAGTGTCGAGAATAATTGTTTTTAAGCGGCATATCAAATGGAGGATCTTTCTGTGGTTTGTACCATTTTCAATTCCGGCTGTACTATTGGGTGGATATCTGATTAAATCTATAGAACCTTCCTATTTGCAGCTACTTGTTGCTTTTTTTCTCATGGGAAATATTCCTCAATTGTTTAAATCAAAAAACGCAGAGCTGCCTTCCGAACCCAAGTATTCGAAATCTTTTCTGGCAATTATTGGTTTTCTTTCGGGCTTTATTTCAGGAATTACAGGTGCAATTGGCTTGTTGTTCAATCGGTTTTATTTAAGAATGGGGCTTTCCAAGGAGGAGATTATTGCCACCCGTGCTGCAAATGAAGTGTTTTTACATCTTGTAAAGCTTGTTATTTATATTATTTTAGGTCTGTATTCTAAAGCAGCGCTGGGACTGGGCTTGGCAATTGCTGTTGCAACGATAGTCTCTTCATTTAATGTTCAGTTTATATTACCCTACATCAGCGACCGGGCATTCAAGAAAATCGGTTATGGCGCTATGGTTGTCTCGGGAGTGATATTGTTGGCAGGTAGTTCGCGTCAGATTGTCGATCAAAATGGCGTGCAGATAGCCTTAGATCACGCGAAGAATAAAACTGAATTCGCATTGAGCTGGAGAGACTCCAATTTTGTCTTGGAATATAGTCAAACACATGGTTTGGAATTCGAACGATCTATTCACTGGACTGGTTTACCATTCCAGCTTCAGCAAAAGTATTTTTCCCTTTGCAAAAACCATCGTAGTATCTATATCGAAAAGGTGATACGTTTTAGAAAAGAAGTTAGTTATGAATTTTACTGCCATAAAGGGGGGGTGTTAACACGATTGGATTAA
- a CDS encoding class I SAM-dependent methyltransferase — MNKVELFENERASGYDQFVETWIPNYHYFLDLLPKLLQEIENKDLLVVGCGTGNEIERFAETVESWKITGVDPSPEMISQAREKFEADENVHLVEGVVSDLDEKKQYGAATLLLVLHFLEDNGDKLVLLQNISKRMLPQAPLLLLDITGNKEQIQQNLQLLRLLLPKGIDETQVAQRLRRIEHELLHVSEERLAELCEEAGFEPPIRFFQSSIYMGWITRKKNTISFS, encoded by the coding sequence ATGAATAAAGTAGAACTGTTTGAAAATGAACGTGCCAGTGGCTATGATCAATTTGTTGAGACATGGATTCCCAATTACCATTATTTTTTAGATCTGTTGCCTAAGCTCCTTCAAGAAATTGAAAATAAGGATTTATTGGTGGTGGGTTGTGGTACAGGAAATGAGATCGAACGCTTTGCCGAGACGGTAGAATCTTGGAAAATAACAGGAGTCGATCCGTCACCTGAGATGATTAGTCAGGCCCGGGAAAAATTTGAAGCGGATGAGAATGTTCATCTCGTCGAAGGTGTGGTAAGTGATTTGGACGAAAAGAAACAATATGGTGCTGCGACGCTTTTGTTAGTATTACACTTTTTAGAAGACAATGGTGATAAATTGGTTCTGCTCCAAAATATCTCGAAGAGAATGTTACCGCAAGCACCGTTGCTATTATTAGACATTACGGGCAATAAGGAGCAGATTCAACAAAACTTGCAATTGTTGCGGCTCCTTCTGCCCAAGGGGATAGATGAAACACAGGTCGCTCAAAGATTGCGAAGAATCGAACATGAATTGTTGCATGTTTCGGAAGAGCGATTAGCCGAGCTCTGTGAAGAAGCGGGATTTGAACCTCCTATTCGATTCTTTCAATCATCGATTTATATGGGGTGGATAACCCGAAAAAAAAATACTATTTCCTTTTCTTAG
- a CDS encoding PIG-L family deacetylase — protein sequence MALEFLAQQALTQHLNQAFSRREQMMMRELCMLKISDRVLYTGAHPDDENNKLLTFLAQDQLVETAYLSVTRGEGGQNFIGKEKGLGLGVLRVQESLAAREIEGTKQFFTRAKDFGFAKSVDETLARWDENGVLADMVWTIRYFRPTVIITRFSPDVPDAHGHHQASAILMAKAFDLAADPTAYIEQLAELRPWQARQLLWNVYQESGVKDIGGEVTPLPAYISLDIPVRHGSFDLHYGEIAAESRNRHRSQAMVSLAQHHSSIEYFEVLKSASINSEAVNTIFTHCSVQDSYANVFNRLVDDLIAKCESDTAELTLELASILFWMKIVPEDNIIHKKRAEVERLLLDFAGVSLEVQASNDLWVPGTEVNMILHAHIPAESNLQLTAVNVPFIRGARQIDLPLSPSKMIHLNGQLLHTILPSFPTWLNANGDAHNYTPESSADVVLTQYGTELLVHLELEFAGLPIAIKLPVRHAGSPVVVAPPVTAAFDSDIVVLSKATQRLVALELQSNIAESLPIKVRLTLPDGLSAFPKEIDLNIAGNAAEKLYFELSSAASQEEIQEIGFEIETSSGKYPFTSRSIVYPHINKVTYFPKGILRVLNLPVDITARKVAYISGMNDELGGSLCQLVEQLDIIPFESIGEINLFDFDAVVLGVRIYNTHSLIAEFHQLFRDYVEQGGVLIGQYNTPYDLHLTEVGTYPLAVSQERITDVESRISFLDPSHRILNYPNVIGQHDFQNWVQDRALFLPQKWSADFEPILRGQNANNQHEDGLLLLRKTGKGYYIYNSLSLFRQLPAGVAGAYRLFANMLSLSSVSDTY from the coding sequence ATGGCATTGGAATTTTTAGCACAACAGGCACTAACGCAGCATTTGAATCAAGCTTTTTCACGGAGAGAACAAATGATGATGCGCGAGCTATGTATGCTTAAAATTTCGGATCGTGTTTTATATACCGGTGCCCATCCGGACGACGAGAACAATAAATTATTGACTTTTCTAGCGCAGGATCAATTGGTCGAGACAGCCTACCTTTCTGTCACGAGAGGTGAAGGGGGACAGAATTTTATCGGTAAAGAGAAGGGGTTGGGTTTAGGGGTACTTCGGGTGCAGGAATCACTTGCAGCACGTGAAATTGAAGGGACAAAACAATTCTTTACGCGTGCTAAGGATTTTGGCTTTGCAAAATCAGTGGATGAAACTTTAGCGAGATGGGATGAAAACGGTGTGCTGGCAGATATGGTATGGACTATCCGTTATTTTCGTCCCACTGTAATCATAACGCGATTTTCACCGGATGTTCCTGATGCGCATGGACACCATCAGGCCTCAGCAATTCTAATGGCAAAGGCTTTTGATCTAGCCGCTGATCCAACAGCGTATATAGAACAATTAGCAGAGCTAAGGCCTTGGCAAGCGCGGCAATTGCTGTGGAATGTATATCAGGAGAGTGGTGTTAAAGATATTGGCGGAGAAGTAACACCTTTGCCAGCATATATTTCTTTGGATATTCCTGTAAGACATGGCTCTTTTGATTTACATTATGGTGAAATTGCAGCAGAAAGTCGTAATCGACATCGTTCTCAGGCCATGGTAAGTTTGGCGCAGCATCACTCTAGTATCGAGTATTTTGAAGTATTAAAAAGTGCATCGATCAATTCAGAGGCTGTGAATACTATTTTTACGCATTGTTCAGTGCAAGATTCTTATGCAAATGTATTCAATCGGTTGGTGGATGACCTTATCGCAAAATGTGAGTCTGATACGGCAGAGCTTACATTGGAGCTTGCTTCGATCTTATTTTGGATGAAGATCGTTCCCGAAGATAATATTATTCATAAAAAACGAGCTGAGGTAGAACGTCTTCTGCTTGATTTTGCTGGTGTCTCCTTAGAAGTACAGGCTTCTAACGACCTATGGGTGCCGGGAACCGAGGTTAATATGATCTTGCATGCGCATATTCCAGCTGAGTCTAATTTGCAGTTGACAGCGGTAAATGTTCCTTTTATAAGGGGGGCAAGGCAAATAGATCTTCCCTTGTCTCCATCGAAAATGATCCATTTGAATGGTCAGCTTCTTCATACAATTTTACCTTCTTTTCCAACTTGGCTTAATGCTAATGGTGACGCACATAATTACACACCAGAATCGTCTGCTGATGTTGTATTGACACAATATGGGACCGAATTGTTGGTTCATTTGGAACTGGAATTTGCCGGCTTACCGATCGCGATTAAGCTTCCTGTAAGACATGCAGGTAGTCCAGTTGTCGTAGCTCCCCCGGTAACAGCAGCATTTGATTCGGATATCGTTGTGCTGTCTAAAGCGACCCAACGTTTAGTTGCTTTGGAGCTGCAATCCAATATAGCCGAATCCTTACCTATTAAAGTGAGGTTAACGCTTCCGGACGGATTGAGCGCATTTCCGAAAGAAATTGATCTCAACATCGCAGGTAATGCAGCGGAAAAACTTTATTTTGAGTTGAGTTCAGCAGCATCACAGGAAGAGATTCAAGAGATTGGATTTGAGATTGAGACCAGTTCAGGTAAATATCCGTTCACATCGAGAAGTATTGTTTATCCGCATATTAACAAAGTAACTTACTTTCCTAAGGGAATACTACGGGTGCTAAACTTGCCAGTGGATATTACGGCCCGGAAAGTTGCTTATATTTCGGGGATGAATGATGAACTTGGAGGGAGCTTGTGCCAACTTGTTGAACAATTGGATATTATTCCATTTGAGTCCATTGGTGAAATAAATCTCTTCGATTTTGATGCAGTGGTCCTGGGAGTACGGATTTACAATACTCATTCCTTAATTGCGGAATTTCATCAGCTTTTCCGTGACTATGTGGAGCAGGGCGGTGTATTGATAGGGCAGTATAATACGCCATATGATTTGCATTTGACTGAGGTTGGGACTTATCCTTTAGCTGTTTCTCAAGAAAGAATTACAGATGTGGAGAGCCGCATTTCATTTTTAGACCCATCTCATCGTATATTGAATTACCCCAATGTAATTGGACAGCATGATTTTCAAAATTGGGTACAAGATCGGGCACTTTTTTTACCGCAAAAATGGAGTGCAGACTTTGAACCAATACTACGCGGGCAAAACGCAAATAATCAGCATGAAGATGGCTTGTTACTGCTTCGCAAAACAGGAAAAGGTTATTATATCTACAATAGTTTGTCTCTATTTAGACAACTGCCTGCAGGAGTAGCGGGAGCATATCGTCTTTTTGCCAATATGCTTTCACTTTCATCAGTCTCAGATACTTATTGA
- a CDS encoding GTP-binding protein: MSSISKKAKLPVTVLSGFLGAGKTTLLNHILHNKEGKKVAVIVNDMSEVNIDAQAVERENVLSRTEEKLVEMSNGCICCTLREDLMVEVERLAKENRFDYLLIESTGISEPIPVAQTFSYVGADNAIDLSTFSYIDTMVTVVDCFNFAKDFGSADTLLDRKLTDDNCDNRAIVNLLTDQIEFANVILLNKADLVSEETLGTLESAIKRLNPGAKLIRAQFGRVDPKEIMGTGSFDFDEASSSAGWIRELESEHSPETEEYGISSFVFRSQRPFHPQRLHRYLNERYPHNIIRAKGLLWLASRPNLAISFSQAGGSVRLESAGSWWSSMPEEQRYQYPNYAEIRAELLKRWHPEWEDRKNELVFIGQDLDKEKYLAELDECLLTEEEGDDWRYTWWKDEFPKNI, from the coding sequence ATGAGCAGCATTTCCAAAAAAGCTAAATTGCCTGTCACCGTTTTAAGTGGATTTTTAGGTGCAGGAAAAACAACTCTATTGAATCATATTTTACACAATAAAGAGGGCAAGAAAGTTGCCGTTATTGTCAATGATATGAGTGAAGTGAATATTGATGCGCAGGCCGTTGAGCGCGAAAATGTACTTTCGCGAACAGAAGAAAAGCTCGTGGAGATGAGTAACGGATGTATTTGTTGTACCTTAAGGGAGGATTTGATGGTGGAAGTGGAGCGCCTAGCAAAAGAAAATCGCTTTGATTATCTCCTTATCGAGAGTACCGGTATTTCGGAACCTATCCCAGTGGCGCAGACATTCAGTTATGTTGGTGCTGATAATGCGATTGATCTGTCTACGTTCAGTTACATTGATACCATGGTAACTGTTGTGGACTGTTTTAACTTCGCTAAAGATTTTGGAAGCGCGGATACCCTATTGGATAGGAAACTGACGGATGACAATTGTGACAACAGGGCCATTGTAAATCTGTTGACTGATCAGATCGAATTCGCCAACGTTATCCTGCTGAATAAAGCCGATTTGGTATCTGAGGAAACTTTGGGCACTCTGGAGTCTGCTATTAAGCGACTCAATCCAGGAGCTAAGCTTATCCGTGCCCAATTTGGACGTGTTGATCCAAAGGAAATCATGGGGACTGGCTCGTTTGACTTCGACGAAGCTTCTTCTTCGGCAGGATGGATCCGTGAACTTGAAAGTGAACATAGCCCTGAAACAGAGGAGTATGGTATTTCGTCTTTTGTTTTTCGATCGCAGCGTCCTTTCCATCCACAACGATTGCACCGTTATCTCAACGAGCGCTACCCGCACAATATCATACGAGCCAAAGGTCTCCTGTGGTTGGCCTCCCGACCGAATCTGGCGATTAGCTTTAGTCAGGCAGGTGGTAGCGTAAGGTTGGAAAGTGCAGGTTCATGGTGGAGTAGTATGCCCGAGGAGCAGCGCTATCAGTACCCTAATTATGCTGAAATTAGAGCTGAGCTTCTTAAACGCTGGCATCCGGAGTGGGAAGATCGAAAAAATGAATTGGTATTTATAGGTCAGGATCTGGATAAGGAAAAATATTTGGCAGAACTGGACGAATGCCTATTGACAGAAGAAGAAGGCGATGACTGGCGTTATACTTGGTGGAAAGACGAATTTCCCAAAAATATTTAA
- a CDS encoding sensor histidine kinase, translating into MARKALFLLFGLTLFSCMQDFNNSIVLRFFTENKFRPLRHVFFLIGLLLLFANANSSSHFQGSYRFYFSIILWFVFVCMFYANMYVLIPKFFFKAKYELYVLALILLVTASLLVVMYIANYIYSIHVPAIKKPESDSMGLIAALFICLPIILTTTTFKLFKRWLEDNKRISELKNLALTTELISLKNQIQPHFLFNMLNNVKALIRKDPNMATEVIMKLSDFLRYQLYENNDDRTLLRSEINFISNFLKLEEIRRDNLTTRISCPAELEKKGIFLPPHLFTAFVENAIKHSLSPRAGDTFITIHFSEANQQLCFECENSKDPDSSFVRSKYSGLGLANAKRRLDLLYRNDYELLVSTTETLYSVKLTIPL; encoded by the coding sequence GTGGCAAGAAAAGCACTATTTTTGTTATTCGGGTTAACATTATTCTCCTGCATGCAAGACTTCAATAATAGTATCGTTTTAAGGTTTTTTACTGAAAATAAATTCAGGCCACTGCGACACGTGTTTTTTCTGATCGGTTTACTCCTGCTCTTTGCAAATGCAAATTCGAGTTCTCATTTTCAGGGTAGTTATCGGTTTTATTTTTCTATTATCCTATGGTTTGTGTTTGTCTGCATGTTTTACGCTAATATGTATGTACTTATACCCAAGTTTTTCTTTAAGGCCAAATATGAGTTATATGTCTTAGCATTAATACTGCTGGTGACAGCTAGCTTACTGGTGGTTATGTACATTGCCAACTATATCTATTCCATTCATGTTCCGGCTATAAAAAAGCCTGAATCGGATTCTATGGGGTTGATTGCAGCTTTATTTATCTGTCTCCCTATTATTCTAACTACGACGACTTTCAAGCTTTTTAAACGTTGGTTGGAAGACAATAAGCGCATTTCTGAACTGAAAAATTTGGCGCTGACCACAGAGCTTATTTCCTTGAAGAACCAGATTCAGCCACATTTTTTATTCAACATGCTGAACAACGTTAAGGCTTTAATTCGAAAAGATCCAAATATGGCTACCGAGGTCATCATGAAACTATCAGACTTTCTGAGATATCAGCTCTACGAAAATAATGATGATAGGACGCTTTTGAGGTCTGAAATCAACTTTATCTCCAATTTTCTAAAATTGGAGGAAATACGCCGCGATAACCTCACAACGCGTATATCCTGCCCAGCAGAATTGGAAAAGAAAGGTATATTCCTACCACCACATCTTTTTACCGCCTTTGTTGAAAACGCAATTAAACATAGTCTCAGCCCACGCGCTGGTGATACCTTTATTACAATTCATTTTTCTGAGGCTAATCAGCAGCTTTGTTTTGAATGTGAAAATTCGAAAGATCCCGACAGCTCATTTGTCCGAAGCAAATACAGCGGGCTGGGATTGGCTAATGCCAAAAGACGGCTGGATCTCCTGTATAGAAATGATTACGAACTGTTGGTGTCAACAACTGAAACCCTGTATAGCGTTAAACTTACTATTCCATTATGA